The Spirosoma oryzicola region ACGGAGTTTACTTTACTTCGACAGATTTTCCGGTGCTCGAAATGGCTTTTCCTTGCTCAAACGTTAAGTCAATCCGACCAAGGTTGATTCCTGCGAACCCTACCTGATTGATCCAGACCGGCTGACCGTCCGGATTATTGACCGCTACCGGTGCATCCAGGAATGTATGCGTGTGTCCACCGATGATCAGGTCGATGTTGCGGGTTTTGGCCGCCAGCACGTTGTCGGAAACGGTCGCGTCGTCGTATTTGAAGCCCAGGTGGGACAGGCAGATTACGTAATCGCAGTGCTGTTCCGAACGTAATTTGGCGGCTGTATCGTTACCGACTTCAATCGGGTCGAGGTACTTGGTTTCTTTGTAGGCATCTTTTGGTATTAATCCCTCCGGTTGAATGCCTAGCCCGAAAACGCCTACGCGTATGCCTTCTTTTTCGAAAATCCGGTACGGTTTTGTGCGACCATCCATGACCGTATTTTTGAAATCGTAGTTCGCGATCAGCAGCGGCCAACTGGCTTTTCCGAACTGCGTAACCATATTGTCAATACCCCCGTCGAAGTCGTGGTTACCGATGGTTCCGGCGTCATAGCCGAGTCTGTTCATGGCCAGCACTTCGGGTTCACCTTTGTACAGGTTAAAGTAGGGAGTTCCCTGAAAGACATCACCTGCGTCGAACAGCAACACGTTTTTTTGCTCCTGCCGGATCTGTTTGATCAGCGTGGCGCGACGGGCAATACCACCCTTACCCGCGTTACGACCACCATCCATCGGGAACGGATCGAGTCGGCTGTGTACGTCGTTTGTGTGCAGAATGGTTAGCGACGTTGCTTTGGCTTGGTCAACGGCCAGCGTGTCGGGCGCAACCGTACCGATCACGGCGGCTGTACCCAGGAATTTTAAGAACTGGCGTCTATTCGACGATAATGCGTCCATCAGAAACTGGATTAATAGGTTGTCCGGTTTTACCCAGTTGGCGGAAATGATCGATCAGGGCATCACGAACCAGGTAGCCAATATTTTCGCGTTTGACCGGATTCTTTAAGAAACCAGCGTCGTCGCCCCCGTTCGCTACGTAATCGCTCATGACGACCGTGTACGTTTCGTTGGGCTGTAGGGTTCTGCCGTTGACAAAGCTAACCGAACTCACCTGGCCTTCATGAATTTTAGCCCGTAAGCCACCCATCACCAACTCATTCTTCTGGGCGAAGTGATTCATCATTTTCTGTAGCATGTCCCCCTTGAGCGTCAGGATAACGACCTGGTTGTCAAAAGGCATCACTTCAAAGATGGAGCCGGTAGTGATGTTGCCTTCGGGCAGGTTGTTTCGGATGCCACCGTAATTCAGATGCGAACAGTCGAGAGGCTTGCCGTAGCGTTGGCTAGTCTGCTGGAGCAGGGCGTCGGTAAGCAGATCGTTGAGCGGAGCGTCGGGTTTGCCTTTTTCAATCCGTCCAGTCGAGTGGGCCAGCACTTCGTTCATCGACTTGTCGAGTCCCTGCCGATACGGTTTTAGAAAGTTTGTAACGCTGCTGTCGGGCCGAGCCGTGGTTGAGTCTACGCCAATGCGGTTGGCCGTGCGATTGGTAAGGTGATACCCGCCGGGGTTACAGGCCCATAGACCTAGCAAGGCTAGTACCAGTACGTATTTTTTCATAATACCTGCAAGTTCGGAAAGTCTGGCCAATCGTGCGTTAACAAATGGTTAGAAACCACTAATTCGACGGCTATTAACAGAACGTACCGCTTATAACGTACTTGCTGGTAAGGGAATGACCGTTGGTTCGGGCCGA contains the following coding sequences:
- a CDS encoding 5'-nucleotidase C-terminal domain-containing protein: MKKYVLVLALLGLWACNPGGYHLTNRTANRIGVDSTTARPDSSVTNFLKPYRQGLDKSMNEVLAHSTGRIEKGKPDAPLNDLLTDALLQQTSQRYGKPLDCSHLNYGGIRNNLPEGNITTGSIFEVMPFDNQVVILTLKGDMLQKMMNHFAQKNELVMGGLRAKIHEGQVSSVSFVNGRTLQPNETYTVVMSDYVANGGDDAGFLKNPVKRENIGYLVRDALIDHFRQLGKTGQPINPVSDGRIIVE
- a CDS encoding bifunctional metallophosphatase/5'-nucleotidase gives rise to the protein MDALSSNRRQFLKFLGTAAVIGTVAPDTLAVDQAKATSLTILHTNDVHSRLDPFPMDGGRNAGKGGIARRATLIKQIRQEQKNVLLFDAGDVFQGTPYFNLYKGEPEVLAMNRLGYDAGTIGNHDFDGGIDNMVTQFGKASWPLLIANYDFKNTVMDGRTKPYRIFEKEGIRVGVFGLGIQPEGLIPKDAYKETKYLDPIEVGNDTAAKLRSEQHCDYVICLSHLGFKYDDATVSDNVLAAKTRNIDLIIGGHTHTFLDAPVAVNNPDGQPVWINQVGFAGINLGRIDLTFEQGKAISSTGKSVEVK